The segment AGAAATAAAGTAGCCCACAATTATTTATTTACTCAGAATGATTTAGATGATGCAAAGAAACTAATTGAAGAATTAACAGGTATTATAAAACTTGCTGATGAGAAAATAGATGAAGCGGTTTTTAGTCCTGCTGAAAAAGAAGCTTTAAAAAATGTTGCTTTAACGTCTATCGAGATTATCAATACTCAATCTAAAAGCGAATTGCGTGACTCAAATTCAGAAACTTCAGACAATGAAGATCAAGATAGTTCTGATAATTTTAATTTACAAGGTGATAATAAAGTCATAACTGAAGAAGAAGTGCTTGAAAAATTAGAACATACAGAAAGACGATTTAGGGGAGGTTTTGTTGGTTTACGCAAGTTTGTAACAGATATTTTAAAAGGAGAAGGTTACAATCCTCATATATCTTATGCTGTTATTAACGTTTTACATGATCAAGGCAAAGTGGACATTTATGATGTTCCTAATCCTAACGGGAATTATGCAGGTATGCCAACAAAAGCTATAAGATTAAACAATCTTACTGAAAAGTTAATATAGCAGGGTAAATATTAACACTTGATCACCCAATTATATCGAAGACAATGCCAGCAAAAGACGTTTACCATAATGCCGTTAAAAATGCTTTAATTAAGGAGGGTTAGACAATGAATTACCAAGATATCATCACCATAGAACCTGGAAAACGTAGCGGAAAACCCTGTATTAGAGGAATGAGAATTACTGTTTATGATGTTCTTTCCTATCTTGCTTCAGGAATGACTTATGAGGAAATTTTAGAAGACTTTCCCTATTTAACTAAAGAAGATATTTTAGCTTGTCTTAGCTATGCAGCAGATCGTGAACGTCAAACCCTGATTATTCATTCATGAAACTTCTTTTTGATCATAATTTATCCCCTAGCTTAGTTAACAGATTAGCTGACTTATATCCTCACTCTAATCATTTATATTTAATGGGATTAGATCAAGAACCTGATAAGGTCATCTGGGAAACTGCTAAAGAACAGAATTATATTATTGTCACAAAAGATTCAGATTTCAATGAATTATTAATATTACAAGGATTTCCTCCTAAAATTATTTGGATTCGTATCGGCAATTGTTCCACCAAAGTTATAGAATCATTACTGAGAGATAATTATGAAGAGGTTCTCTCTTTTTCCCAAGATAATAATATAGGAATAATTGCTTTATCTTAATGAAATTTCAATGGAAAAGGTGAAAACCCAGAAAAAGCGATTGATAAACTTAAAGAAGCTA is part of the Rippkaea orientalis PCC 8801 genome and harbors:
- a CDS encoding DUF5615 family PIN-like protein, with translation MKLLFDHNLSPSLVNRLADLYPHSNHLYLMGLDQEPDKVIWETAKEQNYIIVTKDSDFNELLILQGFPPKIIWIRIGNCSTKVIESLLRDNYEEVLSFSQDNNIGIIALS
- a CDS encoding DUF433 domain-containing protein, whose product is MNYQDIITIEPGKRSGKPCIRGMRITVYDVLSYLASGMTYEEILEDFPYLTKEDILACLSYAADRERQTLIIHS